One stretch of Pseudoxanthomonas sp. Root65 DNA includes these proteins:
- a CDS encoding 3-deoxy-7-phosphoheptulonate synthase: protein MAPHTDDLRIRRLDELVTPAAVIAELPCDDAVSQTVSDARGALHDILHGRDDRLIVVVGPCSIHDPASAIDYARRLKPLRDALAGELEIVMRVYFEKPRTTVGWKGLINDPALDGSFDINRGLRLARRLLRDINALGLPAGCEYLDTISPQYISDLVAWGAIGARTTESQVHREMASGLSCPVGFKNGTDGNVRIAVDAVGAASHPHHFLAVTKDGRSAIAATAGNPDCHVILRGGKTPNYDAASIEAASQVLAKAGLPARLMIDASHANSGKNPDNQPAVVDAIATQLRAGEHRIVGVMVESHLEGGRQDLVAGQPLRYGQSITDGCLAWEGSVQVLHRLADAVRIRRLARAA from the coding sequence ATGGCCCCCCATACCGACGACCTGCGCATCCGCCGACTCGATGAGCTGGTGACGCCCGCCGCCGTGATCGCCGAACTGCCCTGCGATGACGCCGTCTCGCAGACCGTGTCCGATGCGCGCGGCGCGTTGCACGACATCCTGCATGGCCGCGACGACCGGCTGATCGTGGTGGTCGGGCCCTGCTCGATCCACGATCCCGCCTCCGCCATCGACTACGCCCGGCGCCTGAAACCGCTGCGCGATGCGCTGGCTGGCGAACTGGAGATCGTCATGCGGGTCTACTTCGAGAAGCCGCGCACGACGGTGGGCTGGAAAGGCCTGATCAACGATCCCGCGCTGGACGGCAGCTTCGACATCAACCGCGGGTTGCGGCTCGCGCGCCGCCTGCTGCGCGACATCAACGCGCTCGGTTTGCCGGCGGGCTGCGAATACCTCGACACCATCTCGCCGCAGTACATCAGCGACTTGGTGGCGTGGGGCGCGATCGGCGCGCGCACCACCGAAAGCCAGGTGCACCGCGAGATGGCCAGCGGCCTGTCGTGCCCGGTCGGCTTCAAGAACGGCACCGACGGCAACGTCAGGATCGCGGTGGATGCGGTGGGCGCGGCGTCGCACCCGCATCATTTCCTGGCGGTGACGAAGGACGGGCGCTCGGCCATCGCCGCCACCGCCGGCAATCCCGATTGCCACGTCATCCTGCGCGGCGGCAAGACGCCCAACTACGACGCCGCCAGCATCGAGGCCGCCAGCCAGGTGCTGGCGAAGGCCGGACTGCCGGCGCGCCTGATGATCGATGCCAGCCATGCCAACAGCGGCAAGAACCCGGACAACCAGCCGGCCGTCGTCGATGCCATTGCCACGCAGCTGCGCGCGGGCGAGCACCGCATCGTCGGCGTGATGGTGGAAAGCCACCTGGAAGGCGGGCGCCAGGACCTGGTGGCGGGGCAGCCGCTGCGTTACGGGCAGAGCATCACCGATGGCTGTCTGGCGTGGGAGGGATCGGTGCAGGTGCTGCACCGGTTGGCCGACGCGGTCCGGATCCGGCGCCTGGCCCGCGCGGCGTAA
- a CDS encoding carotenoid oxygenase family protein has product MDRRRFLRTLLSGATALAVAPTLLRSEPAFAGDPARFAAGLRAQPWLEGWSSVQTETLGPSTVQIEGRLPVGFAGTLYRNGPAWTERAGFRYEHWFDGDGMVHGWRFNGDGTVGHHARMVATPKFTREQKAGCFLYPVAGTSIPDMQPIRNNDDANTANTSVTMINGRLFALSEAGSAFELDPDELTTLGPVTWRPDLAAIPFSAHPLVDRDGSSWNFGSISMMGGNGLVVWHIGRDGTLASADVLETPVPGYLHSFAMTDRHLVFALIPFRYREGHGAFFERLRFQQDQPLRIAVVDKATPAQARWFEADFAAIYHFGDAHERDGRITVRAVQHVDVEEARSPMKAAMNGDVHGDAHSGTGTLRELVLDLRSGKARWQETGIAGVEFPMFDARTASSSPARLYAPIHAEGSTAPYFSRIGAFDLVRDRRQVHDYGRDVLVEEHLFVPRPGGTRPDEGWLVGTLLDAARGRSGIAVLDAQRVDDGPLAQAWLPYTVPLGFHGHFAAR; this is encoded by the coding sequence ATGGACCGTCGCCGCTTCCTGCGCACCCTGCTTTCCGGCGCCACCGCGCTGGCCGTCGCCCCCACGCTGCTGCGCAGTGAGCCCGCCTTCGCCGGCGATCCTGCGCGGTTCGCCGCCGGCCTGCGCGCGCAACCGTGGCTGGAGGGCTGGTCATCCGTCCAGACCGAGACGCTGGGCCCGTCCACCGTGCAGATCGAGGGCCGGTTGCCGGTAGGCTTTGCCGGCACGCTGTACCGCAACGGTCCTGCCTGGACCGAGCGCGCCGGCTTCCGCTACGAGCACTGGTTCGACGGCGACGGCATGGTGCATGGCTGGCGCTTCAACGGCGACGGCACCGTGGGCCACCACGCCCGCATGGTCGCCACGCCGAAATTCACCCGCGAGCAGAAGGCGGGCTGTTTCCTGTATCCGGTCGCCGGCACCTCCATCCCGGACATGCAGCCGATCCGCAACAACGATGACGCCAATACGGCCAACACCTCCGTCACCATGATCAACGGGCGCCTGTTCGCACTGTCCGAAGCGGGTTCGGCGTTCGAGCTGGATCCGGACGAACTGACCACGCTCGGTCCCGTGACCTGGCGCCCTGACCTCGCCGCGATCCCGTTCTCCGCCCATCCGCTGGTGGACCGCGATGGCTCGTCATGGAACTTCGGCTCCATCTCGATGATGGGCGGCAACGGCCTGGTGGTGTGGCACATCGGCCGCGACGGCACGCTGGCCTCGGCCGACGTGCTGGAGACGCCGGTGCCCGGCTATCTGCACAGTTTCGCCATGACCGACCGTCATCTGGTCTTCGCCTTGATCCCGTTCCGCTACCGCGAGGGCCATGGTGCGTTCTTCGAGCGCCTGCGGTTCCAGCAGGATCAGCCGCTGCGCATCGCCGTGGTCGACAAGGCGACGCCCGCGCAGGCGCGCTGGTTCGAGGCCGACTTCGCCGCCATTTACCATTTCGGCGACGCGCACGAGCGCGATGGACGCATTACCGTGCGCGCCGTGCAGCACGTGGATGTGGAGGAGGCGCGTTCGCCGATGAAGGCGGCGATGAATGGCGACGTGCACGGCGACGCGCACAGTGGCACGGGGACGTTGCGTGAGCTGGTGCTGGACCTGCGCAGCGGCAAGGCGCGTTGGCAGGAGACCGGCATCGCAGGGGTCGAATTCCCGATGTTCGATGCGCGCACCGCGTCGTCGTCGCCCGCGCGCCTGTATGCGCCGATCCATGCCGAGGGCTCGACCGCGCCGTACTTCAGCCGGATCGGTGCGTTCGACCTCGTGCGCGATCGCCGCCAGGTGCACGACTACGGCCGCGACGTGTTGGTGGAGGAACACTTGTTCGTCCCGCGCCCCGGCGGTACGCGGCCCGACGAGGGCTGGCTGGTCGGCACCCTGCTCGATGCGGCGCGCGGCCGCAGCGGCATCGCGGTGCTCGATGCGCAGCGGGTGGACGATGGCCCGCTGGCGCAGGCCTGGCTGCCTTACACCGTGCCGCTGGGTTTCCACGGGCACTTCGCCGCACGCTGA
- a CDS encoding DUF2141 domain-containing protein produces MHRFARRAFLLSSLLATTTVGAQAAELTVVLHDVRAQAGLIKIALVDSQEGWEGKAAPVQATGAPPSGGQATFVFEDLKPGAYAVLVTHDENGNGKLDSNMIGMPIEAYGFSNNPRVMRKPTWDEARIEVGADDAAIDITLR; encoded by the coding sequence ATGCACCGATTCGCCCGCCGCGCTTTCCTCCTGTCCTCTCTGCTGGCCACCACCACGGTAGGGGCGCAGGCTGCCGAACTGACCGTGGTACTGCACGACGTCCGGGCCCAGGCCGGTCTGATCAAGATCGCTCTGGTCGATTCGCAGGAGGGATGGGAAGGAAAGGCCGCGCCGGTGCAGGCCACGGGCGCGCCGCCGAGCGGCGGGCAGGCCACGTTCGTATTCGAGGACCTCAAGCCGGGTGCCTATGCCGTGCTGGTGACGCACGATGAGAACGGCAACGGCAAGCTCGACAGCAACATGATCGGCATGCCCATCGAGGCCTACGGCTTCAGCAACAATCCGCGCGTGATGCGCAAGCCGACCTGGGACGAAGCGCGCATCGAGGTTGGCGCTGACGACGCCGCCATCGACATCACCCTGCGTTGA
- a CDS encoding EAL domain-containing protein → MPMPWKALRQCWALPHADAATRAVLLDRQLRNLFRVIPWYVASNLLTALGVFQVMAPFLQGHRWQPWAVVFVVVHVGWAAHAIGRWRVARRPHPQELRLVDLWVSACWCSLAATACGIGLYLGAPLAASDGSRLLLAAYTPGLIATGVLVGITAPLLSFLWLVILTVAACVMVARLDFLAQGMTIVQLCCYAVMLTIALLFVSRMLVKRIEAETSAARQKQIVGLLLREFESNANDWLWESDCRGSLTRVGPSLARMLGRDDTTLVGRRLDTLFARQRLIEVASDREVGADALQRRLATPLPFTGLVVEAATPETCSWKISARPLHVPSGAWTGWRGVGCDVSDARLREADALQRERNLHHLAHHDALTGLPNRRSFLQQSHEGTTSGTPAAMALLDLDHFKNVNDSLGHPVGDAVLCVVARRLQRVCRAGDALARLGGDEFALLLRDLRVDAPEDDVLHRLQDVLLVLREPEWVNGFRVDVRASVGAALIPEPPVTHDELLRRADTALYAAKSGGRDTVRLYDPAMSAHLRERLALVSDLAMAADGDQLEIDYMALYAADTLEVRGYEALLRWRHPLHGRISPADFIPAAEESGLVLQIGLWVLEHACRDALCWPSSTLLAVNVSVVQLAWPPFVDTVLDVLHRVGLPPSRLELEVTESALARDPAAARAVLARLRSRGVRIAIDDFGVGYSSMAQLRELPFDHIKLDQSFAAGLLQDERATTEAIIAAILQLARALGVPVTAEGVERQAQLDLLRALGCRSVQGFLLGRPLPACGLGYGGLPAR, encoded by the coding sequence ATGCCGATGCCGTGGAAGGCGCTACGCCAATGCTGGGCCCTGCCGCATGCGGACGCGGCGACGCGCGCGGTATTGCTGGACAGGCAGCTGCGCAACCTGTTTCGGGTCATCCCCTGGTACGTCGCCTCGAACCTGCTGACGGCCCTGGGCGTCTTCCAGGTCATGGCGCCCTTCCTGCAGGGCCATCGCTGGCAGCCCTGGGCCGTGGTCTTCGTCGTCGTGCACGTGGGCTGGGCTGCGCACGCGATCGGCCGGTGGCGGGTTGCCCGGCGGCCGCACCCGCAAGAGTTGCGCTTGGTCGACCTGTGGGTGTCGGCGTGCTGGTGCAGTTTGGCCGCGACGGCCTGCGGCATCGGCCTGTATCTCGGCGCCCCCTTGGCCGCGAGCGACGGCAGCCGACTGCTGCTGGCCGCCTACACCCCGGGACTGATCGCTACCGGCGTGCTGGTGGGCATCACCGCCCCGCTGCTGTCGTTCCTGTGGCTGGTGATCCTGACCGTGGCCGCGTGCGTCATGGTGGCGCGGCTGGACTTCCTGGCGCAGGGCATGACGATCGTGCAGCTGTGCTGCTATGCCGTGATGCTGACCATCGCCCTGCTGTTCGTATCGCGCATGCTGGTGAAGCGGATCGAGGCCGAGACGTCGGCGGCGCGACAGAAGCAGATCGTGGGGCTGCTGCTGCGCGAGTTCGAGAGCAATGCCAACGACTGGCTGTGGGAAAGCGACTGCAGGGGCAGCCTGACCCGGGTAGGGCCTTCCCTGGCGCGGATGCTCGGGCGCGACGATACGACCCTGGTCGGCAGGCGCCTGGACACGCTGTTCGCGCGGCAGCGCCTGATCGAGGTGGCCAGTGACCGGGAGGTCGGCGCCGACGCGCTGCAGCGGCGCCTGGCGACCCCGCTGCCGTTCACCGGCCTGGTGGTGGAAGCGGCGACCCCCGAGACCTGCAGCTGGAAGATCAGTGCCCGTCCCCTGCATGTGCCGTCCGGCGCGTGGACGGGCTGGCGCGGAGTAGGGTGCGATGTGTCCGACGCCCGTCTGCGCGAAGCGGACGCGCTGCAGCGTGAGCGCAACCTGCACCATCTCGCCCACCACGATGCGCTGACCGGGCTGCCGAACCGCCGCAGTTTTCTCCAGCAATCGCACGAGGGCACGACATCCGGGACACCGGCGGCGATGGCGCTGCTCGATCTGGACCATTTCAAGAACGTCAACGACAGCCTCGGCCACCCGGTCGGCGACGCAGTGTTGTGCGTGGTCGCGCGACGCTTGCAGCGCGTCTGCCGCGCGGGCGACGCGCTGGCGCGCCTGGGCGGCGACGAGTTCGCCCTGTTGCTGCGCGACCTGCGTGTGGATGCGCCGGAAGACGATGTCCTGCACCGCCTCCAGGATGTGCTGCTGGTGTTGCGCGAGCCGGAGTGGGTCAACGGCTTCCGCGTCGATGTCCGTGCCAGCGTCGGCGCGGCGCTGATTCCGGAGCCGCCCGTGACCCACGACGAACTGCTGCGGCGTGCCGATACCGCGCTGTACGCCGCCAAGAGCGGGGGCCGCGACACGGTGCGTCTCTACGACCCTGCGATGAGCGCACACCTGCGCGAGCGGCTGGCGCTGGTCAGCGACCTGGCCATGGCGGCGGACGGCGACCAGCTCGAGATCGACTACATGGCGCTGTACGCGGCCGACACGCTGGAAGTGCGTGGCTACGAGGCGTTGTTGCGGTGGCGGCATCCCCTGCACGGACGCATCAGTCCGGCGGATTTCATTCCGGCAGCGGAGGAGTCCGGCCTGGTCCTGCAGATCGGCTTGTGGGTGCTCGAACATGCCTGCCGGGATGCGCTGTGCTGGCCCTCATCCACGTTGCTGGCCGTCAACGTGTCGGTGGTGCAGCTGGCATGGCCACCGTTCGTCGATACGGTCCTGGACGTTCTGCACCGTGTCGGCCTGCCGCCTTCGCGGCTCGAGCTGGAGGTGACCGAGTCGGCGCTGGCGCGCGACCCGGCTGCCGCGCGTGCCGTGCTTGCGCGGCTGCGGAGCCGCGGTGTGCGCATCGCGATCGACGACTTCGGCGTGGGCTATTCGTCGATGGCGCAATTGCGGGAACTGCCCTTCGATCACATCAAGCTCGACCAATCCTTCGCCGCAGGCCTGCTGCAGGACGAGCGCGCCACGACCGAGGCGATTATCGCCGCCATCCTCCAGCTCGCCCGCGCGCTGGGCGTGCCGGTCACCGCAGAGGGCGTGGAACGGCAGGCGCAACTGGATCTGCTGCGCGCGCTGGGATGCCGGTCGGTGCAGGGCTTCCTGCTGGGTCGGCCGTTACCTGCTTGCGGGCTGGGCTACGGCGGCCTGCCCGCGAGGTGA